tgcgaggaggtggtggcactgatcatacagctctgcggggagtgggtgatggcactgatcatacagctctgctgggaggaggtgttggcactgatcatacagctctgcggggaggaggtggtggctcttatAAGAGCCTTTGTGGTATCAGAACAGGGGCTGCAGCTTATTTCTTAGCCGCGGGCTTCTTGGCTTTCGCAGCCTTCTTAGCCGGACTCTTGGCGGGTTTGGCCGCCTTCTTAGCCGGACTCTTCGTCACCTTCTTGGGCTTGGGAGCGGCTTTCGGCTTTTTGGGGCTCTTGGCCGCTTTCTTGGCAGCTGCGGGCTTCTTGGCCTTTTTCGGGCTCTTCTTGGCCGCGGTCGGAGCCTTCTTGGGCTTCTTCGGAGATTTGGCGGCTTTCTTGGCAGCAGCGGGTTTCTTAGGTTTGGCCGCAGCTGCTGGCTTCTTCTTGGCCACTTTGTCCTTCGTCTCCTGCTTCTTGTTCAGCTTGAAGGACCCGGAGGCGCCGCTGCCTTTCACCTGGAGGAGGGCGCCCTTGGTGACCAGAGACTTGACGGCCAGCTTCAGGCGGCTGTTGTTCTTCTCTACATCGTATCCTCCGGCAGACAGAGCCTTCTTCAGGGCGGCCAGAGACACCCCGCTGCGCTCCTTGGAGGCGGACACGGCTTTCACGATCAGCTCGGAGACGCTGGGGCCGGAGGGTTTATTGCTCTTCTTGGCAGCAGATTTCttcggctgcttcttggatttggcggccggttctgcgggagggggagcggcggctggcgCGGTCTCTGCCATCATGTGCTGCGGAAAAACAAGATGAAAATATTTCCTGGTAGGAAGGAAAACACTGAGGCCGGAGCTGGAGGCGCCTGTTATATGTACAGGCTTACtgcgcactgattggctgctgagcTGCACCGTTCTGAGCTTCTATTGGCTGACACTGGACATAAACCCCGCCTCCTCCCAGCTGAGTCCGGGTGAAGCACCGCTCTCTCCTTGTGCTTCCCTGCCCGGGATAAAAGCCCTTTACCGGCTAACACCGGACAGCAGAGCGCGCTTCCTCCATCGCCTCTCCTTCTCCAACATCTCCACCGGCCATTTGTAGCCGTCACTAGCAGAGATGCCGGGAAAGAGCGGAGAACAAATCCCGGGATTATCGCCGCCGTCCTCCCGATCTGCACCTCACTGTGTATCCGGGGAGATAAATCTGCTGCGGGAGCTCGTTCCTCCTATTCCCGGCTCTTGTCACCATCACAGGGATCTTTACTCCAATGTCTATCGTACAGGGAGCTGATTGTACGATGTGGGGACGAGCTGGAGCTGCTGAGAACCCAGAAGGGTAACACAGGCGACGGCCTCCGCTGACTGCCCCCTCCCtgacctgtgatatcactgtaccccgtatgtgcagagGATTGGGGGGACACGTGTTCCACACCAGTAGATGATCCACATCGGTGGCTGAGTGCAATCACCTGCCTGATATCTTGTCTTAGTGGTGGGAAAGAGCTCTGATGAGGCGACAGCTGCACAGTGCGACTCCCCAACCAAACACATGAACATCTCAGGGGAGAAAACTGAAATATTAACGGATGTATATGACCCCCACTATTATGCAAAAGGGGAATATTGGGAGAAGAGCGGAGACACAAAATCCAGCGTCTACACAGAGAACacagctgtatatagtatatatagtgcacaGCATCACATCTGCACAGCCCAGATCAGCAGTGTAATAAGTGCCACTGATAATAGAGgagagggtacagtatatacagcagagtgtacagtatatagagcagtgtatagtatatacagcagtgtacagtatatagagcagtgtatagtATAGTgcggtgtgtacagtatatagagcggtgtgtgcagtatatacagcagagtacacTGTATGtagaccagagtgtacagtatatacagcagagtacacagtatatagaccagagtgtacagtatacagagcagtgtgtgcagTATATGCagcagagtacacagtatatagagcagtgtacagtatatacagcagtgtacagtattTACAGCAATGTACAGTAAatagaccagagtgtacagtatatagagcagtgtacagtagtgcggtgtgtgcagtatatagagcagagtatacagtatatacagcagagtacagtatatagagcagagtgcaCAGTAtaaagagctgtgtgtacagtatatacaggagagggtaCAGTacatagagcagtgtgtacagtatatagagcactgtacacagtatatacagcagtgtgtacagtatgtagAGGAGAGTGTAGAGTAtgtacagcagtgtgtacagtatatagatcaTTGTGTGCATTATATAGAGCAAAGCgttcagtatatagagcagtgtgcagTATAGTGCggtgtatatagagcagtgtatacagtatactattattatttttttatatagcaccattgattccatggtgctgtacatgagcggTGACCTCCCAAAGTGTAGAGGAACAATTCAAGAGTGTGGGGTACTTATTTCagaattcggggggggggggggggggggggttaacggCCCGGGGGGGGGCATTTTTTTGAGGGGCATTACTTGTGGGCAAGGTCAATTTGGGGGGTCACAGCTCAACCCGGTTTTGGGCTATCAACCCCAAATTTTCAGGGTGTGTAGAGTACCCCTAGCGAACCAATAGTGTAAAAAATTGAGGGTGGCACTTTGAGGGCACCCCAAAactaatgccccccccccccccaaaaaaaaaaaaaaaaaaaaaaatgcccccctcccattaacctaaaaattctgaaaaaaaaaatagcccaactAATGAATTGTTCCTCTACACACTATGAAAATTTGACGTCGATAGCCCCAATCTGGGCTGAGCAGTTACCCCCCAAAGCTGCCCTGCCCATTGAAGCTTATCGCGCGCAGGGTCACTGCCCAGCCTGGTTTGTGCCTACCGACCCCACATTTTCAGGGTGTGTAGAGGAACAATTCAAGAGTGTCGGGTAATTTGTTCAGAAGTTTGGGGGTCGGGAAGGGGGGCATATTTTTGGGGTGATCTCAAAATGCCCCCCACATTTTTGCAGCACTGGTCCACTAGAGCTATGGGTACGCTACACACCCTGAAAATGTGTGGTTGATAGCCACAAACAGGGCTGAGCAGAGACTCCCCAAAGTGACCCTGCCCATTGAAGTCTATGGTGCGCAAGGTCACTGCTCAGCCCGATTTGGGTCTGTCGACCACAAATTCTCAGGGTGTGTAGAGGAACACTTTAAGAGTGTGTGGTAATTTTTTTCAGAATGTTTTGGGTCAACCGGGGCATTTTTTGGTGGGGCACAACGTTTGGGTTGCCCTCAAAAGCCCCCCAAAGTTTTACACCACACCTCCTTTGCTACATATCGAAGTATTGGCAATGCTGATGAGTATACTGGACCCCGCGATCACTTGGCTGGATGTGGGAATGtgcagaggaaaaatgaggataaTGAACGGGATTACAGCAGCACCCCACATGCGGATGGTGGTGCCGAGAAAATCTAGTACATCAGCCTCATTCTGGAGAGGTGCTGACATGAAGGATTGATCAGCTCTCCgtgagagagagcgagaaagaaagagagagagaaagcctgATGTGACGCTACCGGGTCTCGGGTGGGGGAAGTCGCCGGTTCTGTAAAGCGAGTGTGTAGTGGGGGTCAGCACACACACGGCGACTAAGGAGTTAAATGGAGGCGGATATTCCTGTATCTGGGATTGGTCGGCGCCTGCGGATGTCTCTCGCTCATTGGCTGATTACAGATCCGTTGATGGTTTTGAATTTCCCGCTCAATATCTGTTCTTTGTCCGTCGGATTATTACCGGCCCCTCTGCTGGAGCGGCGATCGCCGATAATACCGGGTCCTGTCCTCCCAGCTGTCTGCCCCCAAACACGGGGATCGGTTTGCTTATCGGTTGCCATTAATATTCTGGGGAGGTTATAATAGTCTTCAGAGGCGCCTTCCATCCGAAACATTAGTGTCCAGGACGTGGTCATCACATAGGAGTCTCCGTACCCGGTACACAGGGCGTCCGTCTATCCAGCTGCCTCAGACAGCCACATTCCCTGTGAATATTCGCTGCCCCCTGTTCAGTATAACATCAAGTAGCAGAATCAACACATTCATCTCACGGCAGGACTGTAGTAACCGCATCACTCCGGGGTTTGTACTGTGTGCATAGAGGGGCCTCCGGGAGGCAGTGTGCGGATATATCCCCCATAAATCTGTGAGGTTTGAGATCAATAAGAAGAAACCGCATCACCCGAAGTTTGCGGTGCCGGCTCTAGTATGGAAAGACGGGGAGGAAAATAAGAGGGGAGAGTATAGAAGACACGTCCCAGGCTGTGACCGATACTACAGGCAGCCGCACGGGGGATATTGTGCCCTGCAGAGACGCTGCGCCCGATACTAATCAGCGCCCAATAAAAGCAGGATCTTAGGACAACATCTTAACAGATTTAGAAAACGCCGGGAGTTGCTCCGTTATTAGAGCTGTAGAGGGATCTGCTTGGGAAAACCAGGTTAGTCTTTCTAGGTCAAAATATTGGAAAAGACCCTAGTCCCAGATCACACACTGCGGGCACATCCCAGAATCTGGATAATGCGGCTTCATTCCTTCGACCGGGAACCCACAGCATTAGTGGCTCAGTAAAGGTTCTAAACGATATATTAACTTTATAACCACCAGGAACCAGAGCGCAGGAATAGGAAGGTGCAGCCTCTCACTGAGATgtgggtggctctgaaaagagcctttgggttgtgaagacagaagagaacacaattaacctccgaagccgtagagagtgcggccctggcgcttgagcgcgtacaccacgtccatggcggtgacggtcttcctcttggcgtgctcggtgtaggtgacggcgtcacggatcacgttctccaggaagactttcaggacaccgcgagtctcctcatagatgaggccagagatgcgcttgacgcctcctctgcgagctagacggcggatggcaggcttggtgatgccctggatgttatcacggagcaccttcctgtgccgcttggcgccgcccttcccgagaccttttcctcctttgccgcgaccagacatCTTCTGCAGTCAGTGAGCAAAAACTGATTCCTGGACAGCACGGACTGCTCCTTTATATGGAGGAAGAATGGACCAGAGAGAGAACTGCAGAGATGACGCACTTCCGGGACGGGTCTTCCAGAATCTACATTTGCCCCTCCCTTCCTCTGCTGATTGGCTGACCACAGAACTGTTGGGACGTTTGAGTTTCCCGCTCATTGGTCATATTCTGCAATTATCTTCCCAGCTTGTATTTTATGCAATTTCTTTCCCTTGTGACTAAAGATATCCCACATATTTTCATCACCGTTCCAGATCATCGTGGTTCATACCATCCAcaatgtatgatgcccccactTATCCCGCACA
The nucleotide sequence above comes from Ranitomeya imitator isolate aRanImi1 chromosome 7, aRanImi1.pri, whole genome shotgun sequence. Encoded proteins:
- the LOC138646003 gene encoding histone H1C-like; translated protein: MAETAPAAAPPPAEPAAKSKKQPKKSAAKKSNKPSGPSVSELIVKAVSASKERSGVSLAALKKALSAGGYDVEKNNSRLKLAVKSLVTKGALLQVKGSGASGSFKLNKKQETKDKVAKKKPAAAAKPKKPAAAKKAAKSPKKPKKAPTAAKKSPKKAKKPAAAKKAAKSPKKPKAAPKPKKVTKSPAKKAAKPAKSPAKKAAKAKKPAAKK